In a single window of the Rhodoferax saidenbachensis genome:
- the petA gene encoding ubiquinol-cytochrome c reductase iron-sulfur subunit, translating to MSETPVDTKKIDASKRTWLIASGCAGAVGGVATAIPFVSTFQPSERAKAAGAAVEVDIGEIKPGEKITVEWRGKPVWIVRRTPEQVAALPNLDGQLADPKSERKPSELTPEYARNEGRSIKPEFFVAVGICSHLGCSPSDKFQLGAQPSLPDDWKGGFLCPCHGSTFDMAGRVFKNKPAPDNLEVPPHMYLSDSKLLIGEDKKA from the coding sequence ATGAGTGAAACCCCTGTCGACACCAAAAAGATCGACGCCAGCAAACGGACTTGGTTGATTGCTTCCGGCTGCGCTGGTGCAGTGGGCGGTGTCGCAACCGCCATCCCCTTTGTGAGCACTTTCCAGCCTTCCGAGCGCGCCAAGGCCGCCGGTGCTGCCGTGGAAGTAGATATCGGGGAGATCAAGCCCGGTGAAAAAATCACGGTTGAATGGCGCGGCAAGCCGGTCTGGATCGTGCGGCGTACGCCTGAGCAGGTCGCAGCACTGCCGAACCTGGATGGTCAACTCGCAGACCCCAAGTCTGAGCGCAAACCCAGTGAACTGACCCCCGAGTACGCCCGCAATGAGGGACGTTCCATCAAGCCCGAATTTTTTGTGGCTGTGGGTATCTGCTCGCACCTGGGTTGCTCGCCTTCCGACAAATTCCAGCTTGGCGCCCAGCCGTCCCTGCCGGACGACTGGAAGGGCGGCTTCCTGTGCCCGTGCCACGGCTCCACCTTTGATATGGCTGGCCGCGTCTTCAAGAACAAGCCCGCTCCGGACAATCTGGAAGTGCCACCGCACATGTACCTGTCTGACAGCAAGCTGCTGATCGGCGAAGACAAGAAAGCCTGA
- a CDS encoding cytochrome b, whose amino-acid sequence MAEFKEISPNASASEKVTNWFENRFPTAFDAYKVHMSEYYAPKNFNFWYIFGSLALLVLVIQIVTGIFLVMHYKPDAALAFGSVEYIMRDVPWGWLIRYMHSTGASAFFVVVYLHMFRGLIYGSYRKPRELVWIFGCAIFLCLMAEAFMGYLLPWGQMSYWGAQVIVNLFAAIPFVGPDLALLIRGDYVVGDATLNRFFSFHVIAVPLVLLGLVVAHLLALHDVGSNNPDGIEIKGPNAPRDAAGHPLDGVPFHPYYTVHDIFAVSMFLMVFTAIIFFAPEMGGYFLEYNNFIPADPLKTPAHIAPVWYFTPYYSMLRAITSEMMYALIACVLGAAAFSIYKFKMPTLFKAVIAGAAVVATVLMLNIDAKFWGVVVMGGAVIILFFLPWLDYSPVKSIRYRPDWHKYLYGIFVINFVVLAYLGVQAPSALGERVSQVGTLFYFGFFLLMPWWSALGASKPVPARVNFAAH is encoded by the coding sequence ATGGCTGAATTCAAGGAAATCTCTCCCAACGCCTCGGCTAGCGAAAAGGTGACGAACTGGTTTGAAAACCGGTTCCCCACCGCCTTCGATGCGTACAAGGTCCATATGTCGGAGTACTACGCTCCGAAGAACTTCAACTTCTGGTACATCTTCGGTTCGCTGGCCCTGCTGGTGCTGGTGATCCAGATCGTGACCGGCATTTTCCTGGTCATGCACTACAAGCCCGATGCCGCCTTGGCATTCGGTTCGGTGGAATACATCATGCGTGATGTGCCATGGGGTTGGCTGATTCGCTACATGCACTCCACGGGTGCTTCCGCGTTTTTTGTGGTGGTTTACCTGCACATGTTCCGCGGCCTCATTTACGGCAGCTACCGCAAACCACGCGAACTGGTCTGGATCTTTGGCTGCGCGATCTTCCTGTGCCTGATGGCTGAAGCCTTCATGGGTTACCTGTTGCCTTGGGGCCAGATGTCCTACTGGGGCGCCCAAGTGATCGTGAACCTGTTTGCCGCGATTCCTTTCGTTGGTCCTGATCTGGCTTTGCTGATCCGTGGCGACTACGTGGTGGGTGACGCCACGTTGAACCGCTTCTTCAGCTTCCACGTGATTGCCGTACCGCTGGTCCTGTTGGGCTTGGTGGTGGCGCACTTGCTGGCGCTGCACGACGTGGGTTCCAACAACCCCGACGGTATCGAAATCAAGGGTCCCAACGCCCCCCGCGATGCAGCAGGCCATCCGCTGGACGGCGTGCCTTTCCACCCCTACTACACGGTGCATGACATCTTCGCCGTGAGCATGTTCCTGATGGTCTTTACCGCCATCATCTTCTTTGCGCCTGAGATGGGTGGTTACTTCCTGGAGTACAACAACTTCATCCCGGCTGATCCGCTGAAGACGCCTGCGCACATCGCGCCGGTCTGGTATTTCACGCCGTACTACTCGATGCTGCGTGCCATCACCAGCGAGATGATGTATGCGTTGATTGCCTGTGTACTCGGCGCTGCTGCATTCAGCATCTACAAGTTCAAGATGCCGACCCTTTTCAAGGCGGTGATCGCTGGTGCCGCCGTGGTGGCCACTGTGCTGATGCTCAATATCGATGCCAAATTCTGGGGCGTGGTGGTGATGGGCGGCGCTGTGATCATCCTGTTCTTCCTGCCTTGGCTGGACTACAGCCCGGTCAAGTCCATCCGTTATCGCCCTGACTGGCACAAATACCTGTATGGCATTTTTGTCATCAACTTTGTGGTCCTGGCCTACCTGGGCGTACAGGCACCATCCGCTCTGGGAGAGCGTGTCTCGCAAGTTGGAACCTTGTTCTACTTCGGTTTCTTCCTATTGATGCCTTGGTGGAGTGCGTTGGGTGCGTCCAAACCAGTTCCCGCGCGTGTGAACTTTGCGGCCCACTGA